In Sphaeramia orbicularis chromosome 12, fSphaOr1.1, whole genome shotgun sequence, the following proteins share a genomic window:
- the xrcc4 gene encoding DNA repair protein XRCC4 isoform X1: protein MHISVREIHVSSGSSYFLRVDWKGQDLGSGFQLLLTDGQDAWRGEVSETTLCGEAEELEMQLERYIQDLHQALTGTVSSVTYTFSLTPTPPKCSSTVTLSYEKVQKDISFSLGSVLLGPIPEPAEAVRELLIHSLERGNTLECHNQKLQKENQRLRQEQQRITAELKRYASGKEELEAELYSRFVLILNEKKAKIRSLQQTVTHLQDVRSSDEPKKTESDQTADQAKEDEYGGSTDEEPEEEQAAPASTEPTRESSTPSPLDDSLSDITDVAPCRKRRFRHLGPPDLAAKQPNPQTSKKNRSEPPAAASKQQKPHRATDAAAASSETEDLFEDF, encoded by the exons ATGCACATCTCAGTGCGTGAAATCCACGTGTCTTCAGGTTCTTCCTATTTCCTGCGGGTGGACTGGAAAGGGCAGGACTTGGGTTCAGGATTCCAGTTGCTGCTGACTGATGGACAAGACGCTTGGAGAGGAGAAG TGAGCGAGACAACACTATGTGGCGAAGCAGAGGAGCTGGAGATGCAGCTGGAGAGGTACATCCAGGACCTGCACCAGGCACTGACCGGGACAGTGAGCTCCGTCACTTACACCTTCAGCCTGACGCCAACTCCTCCAAAATGCAGCTCCACTGTTACGCTGTCATATGAGAAAGTGCAGAAGGACATCTCT TTCAGCTTGGGCTCTGTTTTGTTGGGCCCCATCCCAGAGCCAGCGGAGGCAGTGAGAGAATTACTGATTCACAGTCTGGAGAGGGGAAATACACTGGAGTGCCATAACCAGAAACTACAGAAGGAGAACCAGAGACTGAGACAAGAGCAGCAACGCATCACTGcaga acTGAAGCGCTATGCCAGCGGTAAGGAGGAGCTGGAGGCAGAGCTGTACTCTCGATTTGTCCTTATCCTCAATGAGAAGAAAGCTAAGATCCGCAGTCTACAGCAAACCGTCACACACCTACAGGACGTGAG GAGTTCAGATGAGCCAAAAAAGACAGAATCTGACCAAACAGCAGATCAAGCTAAAGAAGATGAATATGGAGGAAGTACTGATGAGGAGCCAGAGGAAGAGCAGGCTGCACCAGCCTCTACGGAACCAACCAGG GAAAGTTCAACACCAAGCCCATTGGATGACAGTCTGAGTGACATCACAGACGTAGCACCCTGTCGCAAGCGCCGCTTTCGTCACCTCGGGCCCCCGGACCTGGCTGCTAAACAACCTAACCCACAGACCTCCAAGAAAAACAG AAGTGAGCCCCCTGCAGCAGCCAGTAAGCAGCAGAAACCCCACCGCGCCACAGATGCTGCGGCAGCAAGTTCAGAAACAGAGGACCTGTTTGAGGACTTTTGA
- the xrcc4 gene encoding DNA repair protein XRCC4 isoform X2: MHISVREIHVSSGSSYFLRVDWKGQDLGSGFQLLLTDGQDAWRGEVSETTLCGEAEELEMQLERYIQDLHQALTGTVSSVTYTFSLTPTPPKCSSTVTLSYEKVQKDISFSLGSVLLGPIPEPAEAVRELLIHSLERGNTLECHNQKLQKENQRLRQEQQRITAELKRYASGKEELEAELYSRFVLILNEKKAKIRSLQQTVTHLQDVRSSDEPKKTESDQTADQAKEDEYGGSTDEEPEEEQAAPASTEPTRESSTPSPLDDSLSDITDVAPCRKRRFRHLGPPDLAAKQPNPQTSKKNSEPPAAASKQQKPHRATDAAAASSETEDLFEDF; this comes from the exons ATGCACATCTCAGTGCGTGAAATCCACGTGTCTTCAGGTTCTTCCTATTTCCTGCGGGTGGACTGGAAAGGGCAGGACTTGGGTTCAGGATTCCAGTTGCTGCTGACTGATGGACAAGACGCTTGGAGAGGAGAAG TGAGCGAGACAACACTATGTGGCGAAGCAGAGGAGCTGGAGATGCAGCTGGAGAGGTACATCCAGGACCTGCACCAGGCACTGACCGGGACAGTGAGCTCCGTCACTTACACCTTCAGCCTGACGCCAACTCCTCCAAAATGCAGCTCCACTGTTACGCTGTCATATGAGAAAGTGCAGAAGGACATCTCT TTCAGCTTGGGCTCTGTTTTGTTGGGCCCCATCCCAGAGCCAGCGGAGGCAGTGAGAGAATTACTGATTCACAGTCTGGAGAGGGGAAATACACTGGAGTGCCATAACCAGAAACTACAGAAGGAGAACCAGAGACTGAGACAAGAGCAGCAACGCATCACTGcaga acTGAAGCGCTATGCCAGCGGTAAGGAGGAGCTGGAGGCAGAGCTGTACTCTCGATTTGTCCTTATCCTCAATGAGAAGAAAGCTAAGATCCGCAGTCTACAGCAAACCGTCACACACCTACAGGACGTGAG GAGTTCAGATGAGCCAAAAAAGACAGAATCTGACCAAACAGCAGATCAAGCTAAAGAAGATGAATATGGAGGAAGTACTGATGAGGAGCCAGAGGAAGAGCAGGCTGCACCAGCCTCTACGGAACCAACCAGG GAAAGTTCAACACCAAGCCCATTGGATGACAGTCTGAGTGACATCACAGACGTAGCACCCTGTCGCAAGCGCCGCTTTCGTCACCTCGGGCCCCCGGACCTGGCTGCTAAACAACCTAACCCACAGACCTCCAAGAAAAACAG TGAGCCCCCTGCAGCAGCCAGTAAGCAGCAGAAACCCCACCGCGCCACAGATGCTGCGGCAGCAAGTTCAGAAACAGAGGACCTGTTTGAGGACTTTTGA
- the xrcc4 gene encoding DNA repair protein XRCC4 isoform X3 → MHISVREIHVSSGSSYFLRVDWKGQDLGSGFQLLLTDGQDAWRGEVSETTLCGEAEELEMQLERYIQDLHQALTGTVSSVTYTFSLTPTPPKCSSTVTLSYEKVQKDISFSLGSVLLGPIPEPAEAVRELLIHSLERGNTLECHNQKLQKENQRLRQEQQRITAELKRYASGKEELEAELYSRFVLILNEKKAKIRSLQQTVTHLQDVRSSDEPKKTESDQTADQAKEDEYGGSTDEEPEEEQAAPASTEPTRESSTPSPLDDSLSDITDVAPCRKRRFRHLGPPDLAAKQPNPQTSKKNRSSTGRIERRRSRK, encoded by the exons ATGCACATCTCAGTGCGTGAAATCCACGTGTCTTCAGGTTCTTCCTATTTCCTGCGGGTGGACTGGAAAGGGCAGGACTTGGGTTCAGGATTCCAGTTGCTGCTGACTGATGGACAAGACGCTTGGAGAGGAGAAG TGAGCGAGACAACACTATGTGGCGAAGCAGAGGAGCTGGAGATGCAGCTGGAGAGGTACATCCAGGACCTGCACCAGGCACTGACCGGGACAGTGAGCTCCGTCACTTACACCTTCAGCCTGACGCCAACTCCTCCAAAATGCAGCTCCACTGTTACGCTGTCATATGAGAAAGTGCAGAAGGACATCTCT TTCAGCTTGGGCTCTGTTTTGTTGGGCCCCATCCCAGAGCCAGCGGAGGCAGTGAGAGAATTACTGATTCACAGTCTGGAGAGGGGAAATACACTGGAGTGCCATAACCAGAAACTACAGAAGGAGAACCAGAGACTGAGACAAGAGCAGCAACGCATCACTGcaga acTGAAGCGCTATGCCAGCGGTAAGGAGGAGCTGGAGGCAGAGCTGTACTCTCGATTTGTCCTTATCCTCAATGAGAAGAAAGCTAAGATCCGCAGTCTACAGCAAACCGTCACACACCTACAGGACGTGAG GAGTTCAGATGAGCCAAAAAAGACAGAATCTGACCAAACAGCAGATCAAGCTAAAGAAGATGAATATGGAGGAAGTACTGATGAGGAGCCAGAGGAAGAGCAGGCTGCACCAGCCTCTACGGAACCAACCAGG GAAAGTTCAACACCAAGCCCATTGGATGACAGTCTGAGTGACATCACAGACGTAGCACCCTGTCGCAAGCGCCGCTTTCGTCACCTCGGGCCCCCGGACCTGGCTGCTAAACAACCTAACCCACAGACCTCCAAGAAAAACAG gtcaTCCACAGGGAGGATagagagaaggaggagcagaAAATGA